One genomic segment of Desulfocapsa sulfexigens DSM 10523 includes these proteins:
- a CDS encoding phytoene desaturase family protein, which translates to MHVPLLIIGGGLSGLAAAVRFSRFIPDVLLLEQHSRVGGLNSYYYRNNRLFETGLHAITNYAAPKEKNAPLNRLLRQLKIKRNELELHQQNQSEIRFSGQESLLFSNDFSLLETEIAEKFPASYDGFQRLLQLIDEYDPFKPLPFISAKQVLQQHLHNSLLTDMLLCPLMYYGSSIENDMDLGQFVIMFRAIFLEGMFRPGGTIKDLLDLLLSHYKKNGGEIRTRAKVSKILQNNRKVHGVLLDDGEEISCDYLLSTVGSEETFSLLGKSSGIQSMPRLGFVETIFEIDPSTNLPLAHNRTIIFFNNEERFSYQQPDQLVDYKSGVICMPQNFENLPFSTFREVRTTHLARYEDWKELEKETTSYKKAKDVTALTSLSVAEKILGNFGSDIVYRDTFTPLTIERFTAKIKGAIYGNPIKIKDGDIGYDNLYLAGTDQGFLGIIGSMLSGVSIVNQHILPRL; encoded by the coding sequence GTGCATGTTCCTCTGTTAATTATCGGCGGTGGTCTTTCGGGACTTGCCGCCGCTGTCCGTTTTTCCCGTTTCATTCCAGACGTTCTCCTTCTCGAACAGCACTCCCGTGTTGGTGGGCTCAACTCCTATTACTATAGAAATAACAGACTGTTTGAAACTGGCCTTCATGCAATCACAAACTATGCTGCGCCAAAAGAAAAAAACGCGCCATTAAACCGTCTCCTCAGACAGTTAAAAATAAAACGTAATGAACTCGAACTGCACCAGCAGAATCAAAGTGAAATTCGTTTTTCAGGGCAGGAATCCCTTCTCTTTTCGAATGATTTCTCTCTTCTTGAAACAGAAATTGCCGAGAAATTTCCCGCCAGTTATGATGGATTCCAGCGACTGTTGCAGCTGATAGATGAATATGACCCATTTAAGCCACTTCCTTTCATATCTGCCAAACAGGTACTTCAGCAGCACCTTCACAATTCACTCCTGACGGACATGCTACTCTGCCCCCTGATGTACTACGGCTCCTCCATAGAAAATGATATGGATCTTGGCCAATTTGTTATTATGTTCAGGGCAATTTTTCTGGAAGGGATGTTTCGGCCCGGCGGAACCATCAAGGACCTCCTTGACCTCCTGTTAAGTCATTATAAAAAAAATGGTGGTGAGATCAGAACCCGTGCCAAAGTCTCTAAAATTCTCCAAAATAACAGGAAAGTCCATGGCGTTCTTCTAGATGATGGTGAGGAAATCAGCTGTGATTATCTACTTTCTACCGTTGGCTCAGAAGAAACCTTTAGCCTTCTTGGAAAATCATCCGGGATTCAATCAATGCCGCGACTTGGCTTCGTTGAAACTATTTTTGAAATAGATCCCTCCACAAACCTGCCGCTTGCCCATAACCGTACTATAATCTTTTTCAATAATGAAGAGAGGTTCTCCTACCAGCAACCCGATCAACTTGTGGACTACAAATCAGGGGTAATCTGTATGCCTCAGAACTTCGAGAATCTTCCCTTTTCCACTTTCAGAGAAGTACGAACCACTCATCTCGCCAGATATGAAGATTGGAAAGAGCTTGAAAAGGAAACAACTTCATACAAAAAAGCAAAGGATGTAACAGCCCTCACATCCCTTTCCGTCGCTGAGAAAATTCTTGGTAATTTTGGCTCAGATATAGTATATCGTGATACTTTCACCCCGCTCACTATTGAACGCTTTACTGCCAAAATAAAGGGGGCGATTTACGGCAACCCTATTAAGATAAAAGATGGTGATATTGGTTATGACAATCTTTACCTGGCTGGAACCGACCAGGGATTTCTCGGTATTATCGGCTCCATGTTAAGCGGGGTATCCATTGTCAATCAGCATATCCTGCCACGCCTGTAG
- a CDS encoding NAD(P)/FAD-dependent oxidoreductase, with translation MNERKDVVIIGAGPAGIQAAIHAVRKKCDVLLLGRIERSALFSAHVENYACVAGVKTGEELLLAGLDQVKNFGAHLMEDDVLKVHQDDEGFGLELESGVTVFTRSLIFANGTARKKLKVPGEKEFFGKGVSYCVDCDANFFRNATVAVIGNASAAIDGALTLTGYAGKVYLINRELMASKELIAKLEESSVENISGTWVTEIAGQDAVQTIVLENGEQLALDGVFVELGAKGAMELALELGIQLDLDTMSHIDTNKKTETNVPGVYAAGDITGHPYQMAKAVGEGCIAGMEAANFAKKQKRKDKS, from the coding sequence ATGAATGAAAGAAAAGATGTCGTTATAATAGGGGCAGGTCCTGCAGGAATTCAGGCTGCCATCCATGCTGTACGTAAAAAATGTGATGTGCTCCTTCTTGGTCGTATCGAAAGAAGTGCCCTGTTCTCTGCCCATGTTGAAAATTATGCCTGCGTTGCAGGTGTTAAAACAGGTGAAGAACTTCTTCTTGCTGGTTTGGACCAGGTAAAGAATTTTGGGGCACATCTTATGGAAGACGATGTCTTAAAGGTTCATCAGGATGATGAAGGCTTTGGCCTTGAACTTGAAAGTGGAGTAACGGTCTTTACCAGATCTCTTATTTTTGCAAACGGTACTGCCAGAAAAAAACTTAAGGTTCCCGGGGAAAAGGAGTTTTTTGGAAAGGGTGTTTCTTACTGTGTTGATTGTGATGCTAACTTCTTTCGTAATGCCACCGTTGCTGTTATTGGGAATGCCAGTGCAGCCATCGATGGTGCCCTGACTTTGACCGGTTACGCAGGCAAAGTATATCTTATCAATCGTGAATTGATGGCTTCTAAGGAGTTAATTGCCAAACTTGAAGAGTCTTCAGTTGAGAATATCAGCGGGACATGGGTTACTGAAATTGCAGGTCAGGACGCTGTACAGACAATTGTTCTGGAGAATGGTGAGCAGTTGGCGCTTGATGGGGTTTTCGTTGAGCTTGGAGCTAAGGGAGCAATGGAACTAGCCCTTGAACTCGGGATTCAATTAGATCTTGACACCATGAGCCATATTGATACAAACAAAAAAACAGAAACCAATGTTCCAGGTGTATACGCGGCAGGGGATATAACCGGTCACCCTTATCAAATGGCAAAGGCAGTTGGGGAAGGATGCATTGCAGGCATGGAAGCTGCCAATTTTGCCAAAAAACAGAAACGAAAGGATAAAAGTTAA
- a CDS encoding SDR family oxidoreductase, with amino-acid sequence MMNFQGQKVVVSGASRGIGKAISLEFLEQGATVIGVYAGNTAAAQSFISECERFDGRLQLHQCNVADADQVASFFNAVEKQFDYIDILINNAGIRRDKLLALMDQSSWQQVIDINLTGTFNMCRGAVLLMLKKKYGRIINITSPVATLGFAGQTNYGASKAGQIGLTRSLSKETARKKITVNCVSPGFIDTELIDDLTPEQVKAYKKSVPMRRFGTVAEVASAVLFLASKDAAYITGTVLDVNGGL; translated from the coding sequence ATGATGAATTTTCAAGGACAAAAAGTTGTAGTCAGTGGGGCAAGCCGCGGAATTGGCAAGGCAATAAGTCTTGAATTTCTCGAACAGGGGGCCACGGTAATAGGAGTATATGCCGGAAACACAGCGGCTGCCCAGTCATTTATATCCGAATGCGAGCGTTTTGATGGCCGCCTGCAGCTTCACCAATGTAACGTCGCTGATGCTGATCAGGTCGCAAGTTTTTTCAATGCTGTTGAGAAGCAATTTGATTATATTGATATTCTAATCAATAATGCAGGAATCCGTCGTGATAAATTACTGGCCCTCATGGATCAGAGCAGCTGGCAACAGGTAATCGATATTAACCTCACCGGCACCTTCAACATGTGCCGCGGTGCAGTACTCCTAATGCTGAAAAAGAAATACGGCCGTATCATCAACATCACCTCCCCTGTTGCAACGCTCGGCTTTGCCGGACAAACAAACTACGGTGCATCAAAGGCCGGCCAGATTGGTCTTACAAGAAGTTTATCAAAGGAAACAGCACGAAAAAAAATCACCGTCAACTGCGTTTCCCCTGGTTTTATTGACACCGAACTCATTGACGATCTCACTCCCGAGCAGGTCAAGGCGTACAAAAAAAGTGTCCCCATGCGAAGATTTGGAACAGTTGCTGAAGTTGCAAGCGCTGTACTCTTTTTAGCGTCGAAAGATGCAGCATATATAACTGGGACGGTACTTGATGTTAATGGAGGCCTTTAG
- a CDS encoding phytoene desaturase family protein, whose protein sequence is MPVSFSQAADKYDVVIIGSGLGGLTSANRLAYCGYKVLLLEYHNQLGGLATWFKRKGHIFDVSLHGFPYGMVKTCKKYWNREIMNSIVQLKDIIFDNPQFHLKTTFDRVDFTEKLNRQFKISQTVIDSFFSRVAGMNFYDDQSMTTRELFNEFFPGRSDVHRLLMEPISYANGSTLDDPAITYGIVFSNFMNKGVFTFEGGTDKLIAMMTTELEKNGVTICTNAKVDRIVVEKGVVRGVECNGRMIETASVVSNSGITNTIYNLADRDAFSDDFMEKADKIRVNNSSCQVYMGIKKDERINDIGDLLFTSTAEEFDSSELLDFKTKSKTFSVYYPKTRPGHNRYTIVASMNSNFDDWKDFTDEEYALEKDALIERTLIDLNRYFPDAKEKMDWIEAATPRTFNRYTLHTHGTSFGTKFEGLDVSRNIFKEVGGLFHVGSVGIIMSGWLGAINYGVIVSNDVDAYMRSRD, encoded by the coding sequence ATGCCTGTTTCTTTCTCTCAAGCCGCTGATAAATATGATGTTGTAATTATTGGTTCCGGTCTTGGAGGCCTTACTTCCGCTAACCGCCTTGCTTACTGCGGATACAAAGTGCTTCTCCTTGAATACCACAACCAGCTTGGAGGCCTTGCCACCTGGTTCAAACGTAAGGGACATATCTTTGATGTTTCCCTCCATGGATTCCCCTACGGTATGGTGAAAACCTGTAAAAAGTACTGGAACAGGGAAATAATGAACTCCATTGTTCAATTAAAAGACATAATTTTTGACAATCCCCAGTTTCACCTGAAAACTACCTTCGACAGGGTGGATTTCACAGAAAAGCTCAACAGACAATTTAAAATATCCCAAACGGTTATTGATTCTTTCTTCTCCCGTGTTGCCGGAATGAATTTCTATGATGATCAGTCCATGACAACCAGGGAACTATTCAATGAGTTTTTCCCTGGACGCAGTGACGTTCACAGGCTGCTGATGGAACCAATCAGTTACGCAAACGGCTCCACTCTTGATGATCCTGCCATTACCTATGGTATTGTTTTTTCAAACTTTATGAACAAGGGTGTATTTACCTTCGAAGGAGGAACGGACAAACTCATAGCAATGATGACAACCGAGCTTGAAAAAAATGGCGTTACAATCTGTACAAATGCTAAGGTTGATCGCATCGTTGTTGAAAAGGGTGTTGTCAGAGGCGTTGAATGTAATGGCAGAATGATCGAAACGGCTTCAGTTGTTTCTAACTCTGGAATTACGAACACCATTTACAACCTTGCCGACAGAGATGCATTCTCCGATGATTTCATGGAAAAAGCTGATAAAATCCGGGTCAACAATTCGTCCTGCCAGGTCTATATGGGCATAAAAAAAGATGAGCGAATCAACGACATAGGTGACCTACTCTTCACTTCCACCGCAGAAGAGTTCGATTCATCAGAACTACTCGACTTTAAAACAAAATCTAAAACTTTTTCCGTATATTACCCAAAGACCAGACCAGGGCATAACCGCTACACAATAGTTGCCTCAATGAACTCTAATTTTGACGACTGGAAAGACTTTACCGATGAGGAGTATGCTCTCGAGAAAGACGCACTCATTGAGCGTACTCTTATTGACTTGAATCGCTATTTTCCCGATGCCAAAGAAAAAATGGACTGGATAGAGGCTGCGACACCACGAACATTTAACAGATACACCCTGCATACTCACGGAACATCGTTTGGAACCAAATTTGAAGGTCTCGATGTCTCCAGAAATATTTTCAAAGAGGTAGGTGGACTTTTTCATGTCGGTTCTGTTGGAATTATAATGTCCGGATGGCTGGGTGCTATTAATTACGGAGTCATTGTGTCAAATGATGTCGATGCGTATATGCGAAGCCGGGATTAA
- a CDS encoding acyl carrier protein produces MTRDAIKNLILEIIEDIDEDADFEALQPDKPLRDQLDLDSMDFLDIVMELRKRHKLQIPEEDYPELATLDSCVNYLEPLLADA; encoded by the coding sequence ATGACACGTGACGCGATTAAGAACCTTATTCTTGAAATAATTGAAGATATTGACGAAGATGCTGATTTCGAAGCACTTCAGCCAGACAAACCTCTGCGAGACCAGCTCGATCTCGATTCAATGGATTTTCTAGATATTGTTATGGAATTACGCAAACGTCACAAACTGCAGATACCTGAAGAGGATTATCCAGAACTTGCAACCCTTGACTCATGTGTTAACTACCTGGAACCCCTTCTTGCCGACGCATAG
- a CDS encoding beta-ketoacyl-[acyl-carrier-protein] synthase family protein, with the protein METQLPRIVITGVGLAAPNADNLKTYREKLLAGISEITEIDLRYFGKAPAGICTFPETKYRKKKENKRGTRAGCLAVYCANEALADAELAIDHYKRSRIGVYVGLTEHGTVETENEVYNISKYDYNVDYWTHHHNPRTVLNNPAGEITMNLGITGPHYSIGAACAAGNASLIQGVQMMRLKEVDMALAGGISESTGSFGIFASFQAQGALGSAQDPREACRPFDTSRDGIVVSEGACIYVLERLESALARGARIYAEIVGYAMNSDARDYVLPFHERQTECMELALERAGLQPEDIDIINTHATGTKQGDIEECKAIRNLFGDAPNTYINNTKSIIGHAMGAAGVLELAGNLPAFDDNLVHPSINCQNLDPECELDNMVFDKPKQLKSVNTILNNSFGMVGINSVIIVKKYK; encoded by the coding sequence ATGGAAACACAACTACCAAGAATTGTAATAACAGGTGTCGGCCTTGCAGCTCCTAATGCTGACAACCTTAAAACATATCGTGAAAAATTACTCGCTGGTATCAGCGAAATCACAGAAATAGATCTTCGTTATTTCGGAAAGGCCCCGGCCGGCATCTGTACTTTCCCTGAAACAAAATATAGAAAAAAAAAGGAAAACAAACGGGGAACCCGTGCCGGTTGCCTCGCTGTTTACTGTGCCAACGAGGCCCTTGCTGACGCAGAGCTTGCCATAGATCATTACAAACGTTCGCGCATTGGTGTCTATGTGGGTCTCACTGAACATGGCACCGTTGAGACAGAAAATGAAGTATATAACATCAGCAAGTATGATTACAACGTTGATTACTGGACCCATCATCATAATCCCCGGACGGTACTGAATAACCCGGCCGGAGAAATCACCATGAATCTCGGCATCACCGGGCCCCATTATTCAATTGGAGCCGCCTGTGCTGCAGGAAACGCGTCTCTTATCCAGGGAGTTCAAATGATGCGCCTCAAAGAGGTTGATATGGCGCTTGCCGGAGGTATTTCCGAGTCCACCGGATCCTTCGGTATTTTTGCAAGTTTTCAGGCTCAGGGCGCTCTTGGATCAGCGCAGGATCCGCGGGAGGCCTGCAGGCCTTTTGATACCTCACGCGATGGTATAGTTGTTTCTGAAGGGGCCTGTATTTATGTCCTTGAACGTCTTGAGAGTGCCCTTGCAAGGGGTGCCAGAATATATGCTGAAATAGTTGGTTACGCCATGAACTCAGATGCACGTGACTATGTACTCCCCTTCCATGAAAGGCAAACAGAGTGTATGGAGCTTGCCCTCGAAAGAGCTGGGCTGCAACCGGAAGATATTGATATTATCAATACTCATGCCACCGGGACAAAACAGGGCGATATTGAAGAGTGTAAAGCTATTCGAAACCTTTTTGGTGATGCCCCGAACACCTATATAAACAACACCAAATCCATTATCGGTCACGCCATGGGTGCAGCAGGAGTTTTGGAACTTGCGGGGAATTTACCCGCTTTTGATGATAATCTTGTCCATCCCAGCATCAACTGCCAAAACCTTGATCCGGAATGCGAACTCGATAACATGGTTTTCGACAAACCCAAACAGCTGAAATCCGTTAATACCATTCTTAATAATTCCTTTGGCATGGTTGGTATTAATTCTGTCATAATTGTAAAAAAGTATAAATAA
- a CDS encoding 2-hydroxyacyl-CoA dehydratase, producing MIIQNLSVLEEEHICPDCNSKMACCEAPPVHVGDGLGWGSEVLFICLNDECPTFTNGWKKVEANYGHKATYRSMQLPGSTEQNVMMVGSQMAFTGSIIDPEAMREQNARYRKEKEAIAALDNCVENKDIDSVMTLVLDESARPAGRNRAILLLSKLNDLSCIDAIRNHTFRNTEFEQKCNMVITKLLKDNFKKECPYCAELIKTQANKCMHCKADL from the coding sequence ATGATTATTCAAAACTTAAGTGTTCTCGAAGAGGAACATATTTGTCCAGATTGCAATTCCAAAATGGCCTGCTGCGAAGCACCTCCAGTTCATGTAGGTGATGGCCTTGGCTGGGGTTCAGAAGTCCTTTTCATATGTCTCAACGATGAGTGCCCAACATTCACTAATGGCTGGAAAAAGGTTGAAGCCAACTACGGTCACAAGGCAACTTACAGAAGCATGCAGCTTCCCGGATCCACAGAACAAAATGTGATGATGGTTGGATCTCAGATGGCCTTTACAGGTTCCATTATAGACCCAGAGGCTATGAGGGAACAGAACGCCCGCTACAGAAAAGAAAAGGAGGCCATTGCAGCCCTGGACAATTGTGTTGAAAACAAAGATATTGATTCAGTTATGACTTTGGTTCTTGATGAATCAGCCCGCCCTGCAGGGCGTAATAGAGCCATACTCCTCTTGAGCAAGCTCAATGATCTCTCCTGTATCGATGCAATCAGAAACCACACCTTCCGCAACACGGAATTTGAACAGAAATGTAATATGGTGATAACCAAACTGCTAAAGGATAATTTCAAGAAGGAATGTCCATATTGTGCTGAACTTATCAAGACACAGGCAAACAAGTGTATGCACTGCAAAGCTGATCTGTAA
- the fabZ gene encoding 3-hydroxyacyl-ACP dehydratase FabZ, producing the protein MHDIKITDLIPHRPPFLWVDTIVEFADSTLITEKTISENLEVFKGHYPDHPILPGVLLCEGLFQTGALLIALLQKDSGQVLDGVPVLTRIEGVKFKRSVYPGNTIWMKVTLKEKIGGAWFLKGTLRVNNKVAVQANFACTLAPTK; encoded by the coding sequence ATGCATGACATTAAAATAACAGATCTCATTCCACATCGTCCCCCATTCCTCTGGGTTGACACCATTGTTGAGTTTGCAGATTCGACTCTTATCACCGAGAAAACGATTTCTGAAAATCTTGAAGTTTTTAAAGGCCATTATCCCGACCATCCTATACTCCCAGGAGTTCTCCTCTGTGAAGGACTCTTTCAGACCGGTGCTCTTCTTATTGCTCTGCTTCAAAAAGACTCTGGACAAGTTCTTGATGGTGTTCCGGTTTTGACAAGGATTGAAGGTGTTAAATTCAAACGTTCTGTTTACCCTGGTAATACCATCTGGATGAAAGTAACCCTCAAAGAAAAGATTGGAGGGGCATGGTTTCTCAAGGGTACTCTACGAGTAAATAATAAAGTCGCTGTGCAGGCCAATTTTGCCTGTACTTTAGCTCCAACGAAATGA
- the tolQ gene encoding protein TolQ, with product MQLSISDMIMHAGPMGQMVMLTLLIFSLTSWSIIFMKTRMYKKAIRETDNFLEVFWSSKTLNDANNAAEEHPLSPEASVFQAGFSELQKINKIRNREEGSNGNEPLEMQLATMDNLKRAIRKAESQEIAILGKSLPFLATTGSATPFIGLFGTVWGIMASFHDIGLRGSASLAVVAPGISEALVATAAGLAVAIPAVIAYNYFSNQLGDIEIEMQNFSTDFLNLVERDLLSRV from the coding sequence GTGCAACTCTCAATTTCAGATATGATCATGCATGCCGGCCCCATGGGCCAGATGGTAATGCTCACCCTGTTGATTTTTTCTCTCACCTCCTGGTCTATTATTTTTATGAAGACCAGAATGTATAAAAAGGCCATCAGGGAAACCGATAATTTTCTCGAGGTGTTCTGGTCTTCAAAAACCTTAAATGATGCCAACAATGCAGCAGAGGAACACCCATTAAGTCCAGAAGCTTCTGTTTTTCAGGCAGGGTTTTCCGAACTCCAAAAAATTAATAAAATTCGGAATCGTGAAGAAGGCAGTAACGGTAACGAGCCTCTTGAAATGCAGCTTGCCACCATGGACAATCTCAAGCGAGCCATCCGAAAGGCAGAGTCACAGGAAATAGCTATTCTCGGAAAATCCCTTCCATTTCTCGCAACCACAGGATCTGCAACCCCTTTTATCGGTTTGTTTGGTACCGTCTGGGGGATCATGGCATCATTTCATGATATTGGCCTACGTGGGTCGGCATCGCTCGCCGTTGTTGCTCCAGGGATATCGGAAGCGCTCGTAGCTACCGCCGCAGGTCTTGCAGTCGCAATTCCTGCAGTTATTGCCTATAATTATTTTTCCAACCAGCTTGGCGATATTGAGATTGAAATGCAAAATTTTTCAACTGACTTCCTCAATCTGGTAGAAAGAGACCTTCTCAGCAGGGTATAG
- the tolR gene encoding protein TolR, giving the protein MGFNTGNKRSRLVSDINVTPLVDVMLVLLIIFMVTAPMMTQGLEVDLPETTAKSLRQKEEPVIVTLDKDGKILLGKIEVSQTMFRQQLEKQHGKNTEQPIFLKADKNVAYGVVVALMADIKSAGFDKLGMITDPIEEPR; this is encoded by the coding sequence ATGGGATTTAATACTGGTAACAAAAGAAGCCGCCTGGTTTCAGACATCAATGTAACCCCTTTGGTCGACGTAATGCTTGTCTTGCTGATCATTTTTATGGTTACTGCCCCCATGATGACCCAGGGTCTGGAGGTAGACCTCCCCGAAACCACGGCTAAGTCTCTGCGCCAGAAAGAAGAACCAGTTATTGTTACACTTGATAAAGATGGGAAAATACTGCTTGGAAAAATTGAAGTGAGCCAGACAATGTTTCGTCAGCAACTCGAAAAACAGCACGGGAAAAACACGGAACAGCCAATTTTTTTAAAGGCCGACAAAAATGTTGCTTACGGAGTGGTTGTTGCCCTGATGGCTGACATTAAGTCCGCTGGATTTGATAAACTTGGCATGATAACCGATCCGATAGAAGAACCCCGCTGA